A stretch of the Arthrobacter sp. PAMC 25486 genome encodes the following:
- a CDS encoding AlpA family transcriptional regulator: MPENEEVVQYLTPTDLSARLQISLSTLGTWRSVGKGPKFYRMGGLIRYHPDEVAAWAREQASQK; the protein is encoded by the coding sequence ATGCCCGAGAATGAAGAAGTGGTCCAGTACCTAACCCCCACCGACCTGTCAGCACGCCTGCAAATTTCCCTCAGCACCCTCGGTACGTGGCGATCCGTTGGCAAGGGCCCCAAGTTCTACCGAATGGGCGGACTAATCCGATACCACCCCGACGAAGTTGCCGCATGGGCCCGAGAACAAGCCAGCCAAAAATAA
- a CDS encoding phage antirepressor N-terminal domain-containing protein, protein MTTLVQIPFHGTRIEAHLAEDDLHVVFRPIVESLGLEWSSQLRRIKRSPWASYGHMNTTGSDGKNYDMVTVSRRTLTMWLATIQASRVNPDSQELLAAFQNESADVLDQHWHKGAPASVESAPVPALTLSQKTRDQIELLGMARGLVDKNWLEGKARIVLARALDEAPEIPDAQVPLYVESYLNEKPGLTAVQTKALRSPFGRKVSAAYKAHHGRVPQKSPGEVGSRIREINAYIEADRWLFDQVWNDDYEAVFGATLFQALSA, encoded by the coding sequence TTGACCACCTTAGTTCAGATCCCCTTCCACGGCACACGCATTGAGGCACACCTCGCAGAAGACGACCTGCACGTGGTGTTCCGGCCCATCGTGGAATCCCTCGGCCTCGAATGGTCCTCCCAGCTCCGACGTATCAAACGCAGCCCATGGGCCAGCTATGGCCATATGAACACAACTGGCTCGGACGGCAAGAACTACGACATGGTGACCGTGTCGCGAAGGACTTTGACGATGTGGCTTGCGACTATCCAGGCAAGCCGGGTCAATCCAGACTCGCAAGAACTGCTGGCCGCATTCCAGAACGAATCTGCTGATGTGCTCGACCAGCATTGGCATAAGGGAGCCCCAGCCAGCGTTGAGTCGGCACCAGTGCCTGCACTGACACTGTCGCAAAAGACCCGGGACCAGATCGAGCTTCTTGGCATGGCTCGTGGTCTTGTGGATAAGAACTGGCTTGAGGGGAAGGCCCGCATTGTCTTGGCCCGGGCGCTCGACGAAGCCCCCGAGATCCCCGACGCGCAGGTTCCCCTCTACGTAGAGTCCTACCTGAACGAGAAGCCCGGACTGACCGCGGTACAGACCAAGGCTCTCCGCTCCCCCTTTGGCCGCAAGGTCTCGGCAGCCTACAAGGCGCACCACGGCCGAGTCCCGCAGAAGTCCCCTGGTGAAGTTGGCTCACGCATCCGAGAAATCAACGCCTACATCGAAGCGGACCGTTGGCTGTTCGACCAAGTATGGAACGACGACTACGAAGCCGTCTTCGGCGCCACACTCTTCCAGGCACTCTCAGCATGA
- a CDS encoding DnaB-like helicase C-terminal domain-containing protein: protein MTPAEEEILSAAIITNGECLEGVNLTGRDFSTMAGGLLFDLIKAIAESGGHADLITITKAINELPADEKRGYPAISVMNALFAKGASGAAASFHAEVVAEEAARRRLIAVGQWLVQYGTEGMDVDALADKAMEAVQGAVAGVSTTVDSIGATLADTINSFGEPVTYSATPWDSINHLIQGWRPGGLYIIGARPSVGKTIAGLQAAVKLTDLGPVAFISLEMSEVELQKRMISLDAKVDIGHITRNNITDDDMRRMSPAIHRWEAMPLYVDKTHGAKFSDISRHVWSVKRQHGLAAVVIDYLQLMEPSDPKKNEYQTVTENSRKLKLLAQQLEVPVIALSQLNRSSEQRDGKVPQLSDLRASGGVEQDADVVILLHRDLMKSPHEIDLIVAKNRHGITGTADMDFVGHNSEIRDRYQQAA from the coding sequence GTGACCCCGGCAGAAGAAGAAATTCTCAGCGCCGCGATCATCACCAACGGCGAATGCCTCGAAGGTGTCAACCTGACCGGGCGAGACTTCAGCACCATGGCGGGCGGATTGCTGTTCGACCTCATCAAAGCCATCGCTGAGTCTGGTGGCCACGCAGACCTGATCACCATCACCAAGGCAATCAACGAGCTGCCTGCAGATGAAAAGCGCGGATACCCAGCCATCTCAGTGATGAACGCATTGTTCGCGAAGGGAGCCAGTGGAGCGGCCGCCTCGTTCCACGCCGAGGTGGTTGCCGAGGAAGCGGCTCGTCGCCGACTGATCGCTGTAGGCCAGTGGCTAGTCCAGTACGGCACCGAGGGCATGGACGTTGATGCCCTCGCCGACAAGGCCATGGAAGCCGTGCAAGGCGCTGTTGCTGGCGTCTCCACCACCGTTGACTCCATCGGCGCAACACTCGCCGACACGATCAACTCCTTCGGCGAACCAGTCACCTACTCAGCAACCCCGTGGGACAGCATCAACCACCTCATCCAAGGATGGCGACCAGGCGGGCTCTACATCATCGGCGCCCGCCCATCAGTCGGCAAAACCATCGCCGGACTGCAAGCGGCGGTCAAGCTCACAGATTTGGGACCGGTGGCGTTCATCTCACTGGAGATGTCCGAGGTTGAACTGCAAAAGCGGATGATCTCGCTTGATGCGAAGGTGGACATCGGCCACATCACCAGGAACAACATCACCGATGACGACATGCGGCGCATGAGCCCGGCCATCCATCGCTGGGAAGCCATGCCGCTGTACGTCGATAAGACCCATGGTGCGAAGTTTTCCGACATCAGCCGGCACGTCTGGTCTGTGAAACGGCAGCACGGTCTGGCTGCCGTCGTTATCGACTACCTGCAGCTCATGGAACCTTCTGACCCGAAAAAGAACGAGTACCAGACGGTCACGGAGAACTCACGAAAACTGAAGCTCCTGGCCCAGCAGCTCGAAGTCCCAGTCATAGCCCTGTCGCAGCTGAACCGCAGCTCTGAACAGCGAGACGGAAAGGTCCCACAGCTGTCCGACCTGCGTGCATCAGGCGGCGTCGAACAGGACGCTGACGTGGTTATCCTGCTGCACCGAGACCTCATGAAATCACCACATGAGATTGACCTGATCGTCGCCAAGAACCGGCACGGCATCACGGGAACCGCGGACATGGACTTCGTCGGCCACAACTCCGAGATCAGGGACCGCTACCAACAAGCGGCATAA
- a CDS encoding DUF3039 domain-containing protein, with the protein MSGSCSASLKSKATEHDFNPTVYHYVKKASIARSMTHGATAKALCGDRSVYSHPIAGKSVDATKGRVICPLCKMVYDSLPQKKVTPNG; encoded by the coding sequence GTGAGCGGTAGTTGCTCTGCCAGCCTCAAGTCCAAGGCGACGGAACATGACTTCAACCCCACGGTGTACCACTACGTCAAGAAAGCCAGCATCGCCCGGTCAATGACTCACGGAGCGACGGCCAAGGCCCTCTGCGGTGACCGTAGCGTGTACTCACACCCCATTGCAGGAAAGTCCGTGGACGCGACCAAAGGGCGTGTGATCTGCCCTCTCTGCAAGATGGTTTACGACAGCCTGCCCCAGAAGAAGGTGACGCCCAATGGCTAG
- a CDS encoding AlpA family transcriptional regulator — MNQLMAAAAVAKLLTLDEVAQMLRKTPASLRWMIHVGTAPASALIGNRRMFRESDVEAYINAAFDGAAR; from the coding sequence ATGAACCAACTCATGGCCGCAGCCGCAGTCGCAAAGCTACTCACACTAGACGAAGTGGCTCAGATGCTTCGCAAAACTCCGGCGTCGTTACGTTGGATGATTCATGTCGGAACCGCGCCGGCATCCGCACTTATTGGAAACCGGCGAATGTTCCGTGAGTCCGATGTTGAGGCATACATAAACGCCGCGTTTGACGGGGCAGCCAGGTAA
- a CDS encoding helix-turn-helix domain-containing protein yields MQQTTVGPVSPEVNFGLAVSMLRNARHLSQRDFASRLTEKGMAVDASAVSRIEKGTRSIRLVEALTIAEVLDVELDFLISGSKTPTQEFRTIRKRLDHSLRQLREPIAAAAYDLWAADYHLREHPELLTELGDPDLGSPTDVNEYLGWIAKRVAKWQVVEDDFVRTESQEETDAMFNVFMQLIALHIGVPDDDEADNGIDQEAL; encoded by the coding sequence ATGCAACAAACAACAGTCGGACCAGTGTCTCCTGAAGTAAATTTCGGCCTGGCGGTGTCCATGCTTCGTAACGCCCGCCATCTAAGTCAGCGTGACTTCGCCTCAAGACTGACCGAAAAGGGCATGGCCGTTGATGCGTCCGCGGTGTCGCGGATTGAAAAGGGCACTCGCTCTATAAGGCTTGTCGAAGCGCTGACAATCGCAGAAGTGTTGGATGTGGAGCTAGATTTCTTGATCAGCGGATCCAAGACACCTACGCAGGAGTTTCGCACTATCCGCAAGCGGCTCGATCACTCACTGAGGCAATTGCGGGAGCCAATTGCTGCTGCCGCCTATGACTTGTGGGCGGCCGACTATCATTTGAGGGAGCACCCAGAACTTCTGACCGAACTTGGCGATCCAGACCTAGGGTCACCTACTGACGTGAACGAATATTTGGGCTGGATCGCCAAGCGTGTCGCCAAGTGGCAAGTAGTGGAGGATGACTTCGTACGTACAGAGTCGCAAGAAGAAACAGATGCCATGTTCAACGTCTTCATGCAATTGATTGCCTTGCATATTGGTGTCCCCGATGACGACGAGGCAGATAATGGCATCGATCAAGAGGCG